AGGCGAGGGCCGGTTGCTTAGGGCGGCCGGTTCTCGCCGCCTAAGGGAAAGGAACCGAGCTGTGTTTCTTTACGGAACATTCAATCAGGATCCCGAGGAGGTAGAACTGGATGAAACCTAGGGCGATGCTGGGTATTGGTGTTGCAATAGTATTGGCTCTAGTCTTGAACGGGTTTCTGAACGCGGCCCCCATTGAGATTGAGTTCGGCAATCCCTTCCGTTTCGAAAAGCAAGAATTGTTGGAAGCCCTCATCGCAGAATTCAACGCCAGCCAAGACGAGATCCGGGTGATAAACCTCCCTATGGGGCCCTCCACGGAGTATGACCAAAAGCTGGTCACCCTCTTTGTGGCCGGGATGGCACCCCATGTGGTGTGGGGTACCCCCCAGACACTGGCCAACTATATCTACATGGATGCGGTGGTGCCCATCGATGCTTTCTTAGAGAAGGATCCGGATCTGGCCAAAGAGGACTTCCTACCGGCCCTGATCATGGAGCTGACCATGCCCGATGGTCGCTTGGTGGGGATCCCCTTTGAGAACTCCAACGTGGGCCTTTTGTATAACATCCATCCCTTTGAGGAAGTCGGTGCCATGACCCCTGCGGAGTATGCGGCCCGGGACAACTGGACTTGGGAAACCTTCATCGAGGCGATGCGTAAGGTGACGCGGGATTTCGATGGTGATGGGCAGATCGATCAGCACGGTTTCTTGATTGAGCACTATTCCTACCTTTGGTTTACCCCGCTGCTTTGGCAAAACGGTGGGGCCTTTTACACACCGGATTTTCGCGCCTCTGGTTTGGATAGCCCCGCGGCCATTGAAGCTGCGGAGTTTTTCGCGGCCCAGGTCCATGACTACGGTATTGCCAGGCGGGGACCGGCCTCCATCACCACCGGGGAAGTGGTGATGCGGTCAGATTTAACCCTGAATATTCCCGCCTATCAGGAACTGGGCTATATCGAGACGGCACCCTTGCCGGAGAAGGTAACCAAGGCCACGGTCTCCACTTCCAAGGCCTTAGGGATCAGTCGGAATGACCCCGCAGTAATGGAAGCGGCCTGGACCTTCATTAAATGGCTTGTCGCGGATGAAAGGTTTATCGAGGGCTGGCTTATCCCCGCTGGATACCTGCCGGTGACCAACTCCGGGGTGTACTATCCAGTATACTCCGAATATCTGGCCTCTACTCCGCTGCTTTATCCCTACATTATGCAGCTGCCCTATGCCCGGAAGACCCCGATCCTCCCGTCGCCGGATATCCAAACCGAGGGGTTGGACGATCTCCTACTGGAACTGATCATCCACGGTGATGTGTCGCCGGCCGCGGGTATGCGGGCCATTGCCGAACATACCAATGCCAAGATTCGGGCGTGGTTGGGGAAATGATTCTGTGGGCCCCCAGGCGGGTGGTTGCCCTGGGGGCCTATGTTTACCACAGCGGTCCAGAGGAGGAATCCCGGTGAAAATGAACTGCTTTATCATCCTGAGTTTGCTCTGTTTGCTCAGCATCATGACGGTGGAAACAGCTGCTATGTCTCCGGTCA
This portion of the Bacillota bacterium genome encodes:
- a CDS encoding extracellular solute-binding protein — its product is MKPRAMLGIGVAIVLALVLNGFLNAAPIEIEFGNPFRFEKQELLEALIAEFNASQDEIRVINLPMGPSTEYDQKLVTLFVAGMAPHVVWGTPQTLANYIYMDAVVPIDAFLEKDPDLAKEDFLPALIMELTMPDGRLVGIPFENSNVGLLYNIHPFEEVGAMTPAEYAARDNWTWETFIEAMRKVTRDFDGDGQIDQHGFLIEHYSYLWFTPLLWQNGGAFYTPDFRASGLDSPAAIEAAEFFAAQVHDYGIARRGPASITTGEVVMRSDLTLNIPAYQELGYIETAPLPEKVTKATVSTSKALGISRNDPAVMEAAWTFIKWLVADERFIEGWLIPAGYLPVTNSGVYYPVYSEYLASTPLLYPYIMQLPYARKTPILPSPDIQTEGLDDLLLELIIHGDVSPAAGMRAIAEHTNAKIRAWLGK